The proteins below are encoded in one region of Oncorhynchus gorbuscha isolate QuinsamMale2020 ecotype Even-year linkage group LG01, OgorEven_v1.0, whole genome shotgun sequence:
- the LOC124031820 gene encoding COP9 signalosome complex subunit 2-like isoform X1: MSDMEDDFMCDDEEDYDLVNSSEEYSEDSNSEPNVDLENQYYNSKALKEDDPKAALISFQKVLELEGEKGEWGFKALKQMIKINFKLTNFPEMMNRYKQLLTYIRSAVTRNYSEKSINSILDYISTSKQMDLLQEFYETTLDALKDAKNDRLWFKTNTKLGKLYLEREEYGKLQKILRQLHQSCQVKKHSSSMQSEVFTETDDGEDDLKKGTQLLEIYALEIQMYTAQKNNKKLKALYEQSLHIKSAIPHPLIMGVIRECGGKMHLREGEFEKAHTDFFEAFKNYDESGSPRRTTCLKYLVLANMLMKSGINPFDSQEAKPYKNDPDILAMTNLVSSYQNNDITEFEKILKTNHSNIMDDPFIREHIEELLRNIRTQVLIKLIKPYTRIHIPFISKELNIYVCDVESLLVQCILDGTINGRIDQVNQLLELDHQKRNGARYMALDKWTNQLNTLNQAIVSKLA; the protein is encoded by the exons ATGTCTGATATGGAAGATGACTTCATGTGCGATGACGAAGAGGATTATGATCTGGTAAACTCCTCAGaa GAATACTCAGAGGACAGCAACTCTGAGCCCAATGTTGATTTAGAGAATCAATACTACAATTCAAAGGCTCTGAAGGAGGATGACCCCAAAGCAGCTCTCATCAGCTTCCAGAAG GTCTTAGAGCTGGAGGGTGAGAAAGGAGAATGGGGTTTCAAGGCCTTAAAACAGATGATTAAGATTAACTTCAAACTG ACAAATTTCCCTGAAATGATGAACAGGTACAAGCAGCTGTTGACATACATCCGGAGTGCAGTTACAAGAAACTATTCTGAAAAATCCATCAATTCCATCCTTGATTATATCTCAACGTCAAAGCAG ATGGACTTGCTGCAAGAGTTTTATGAAACAACGTTGGATGCATTAAAGGATGCCAAAAACGACAGGCTTTGGTTTAAAACCAACACTAAA CTTGGGAAGTTGTACCTGGAGAGAGAAGAATATGGTAAGCTTCAGAAGATCCTGAGGCAGCTGCaccagtcctgtcaggtgaagAAACACTCCTCATCAATGCAATCAGAGGTTTTCACAGAG ACGGATGACGGTGAGGATGATCTGAAGAAAGGCACCCAGCTCTTGGAGATCTATGCTCTGGAGATCCAGATGTATACTGCCCAGAAGAACAACAAGAAGCTGAAGGCGCTGTATGAACAGTCTCTACACATCAAGTCTGCCATCCCTCACCCTCTCATCATGGGAGTCATCAGAG AGTGTGGAGGTAAAATGCATTTGAGAGAAGGGGAGTTTGAGAAGGCTCACACAGACTTCTTCGAGGCGTTTAAGAACTACGATGAATCGGGGAGTCCTCGACGGACCACCTGTCTGAAATACCTGGTGTTGGCCAACATGCTGATGAAGTCTGGAATCAACCCCTTTGACTCACAGGAG GCTAAACCTTATAAAAATGATCCAGACATTCTTGCAATGACTAACTTGGTCAG TTCCTACCAGAACAATGACATCACAGAGTTTGAGAAGATCCTGAAGACCAATCACAGTAACATAATGGATGATCCATTCATAAGAGAACACATAGAAG AGTTATTACGAAATATAAGGACGCAAGTGCTTATCAAATTAATCAAGCCTTACACGAGAATACACATACCTTTTATTTCCAAG GAGTTAAACATCTATGTCTGTGACGTGGAAAGCCTCCTAGTTCAATGCATTCTAGACGG CACGATCAACGGCCGCATCGACCAGGTCAACCAACTGTTGGAGTTGGATCACCAGAAGAGGAACGGAGCCCGATACATGGCTTTAGATAAATGGACGAATCAGCTCAATACTCTCAACCAGGCCATCGTCAGCAAACTGGCCTAA
- the galk2 gene encoding N-acetylgalactosamine kinase isoform X2: MKCVVDGTIPASSGLSSSSALVCCAALLTMEVNHKSLNKVALAEISAKCEHYIGTEGGGMDQSISFLAEEGTAKLIEFHPLRASDVRLPEGAVFVISNCCVEMNKAATSHFNIRVVECRIATKMLAKARGLEWGRLLKLSQVQTELEASLEEMLRLVAEVLHPEPYSREEVCKALGITTEQLCTDLLSPNTQHVAQFKLYQRARHVYGEAARVLRFKSVCDEAPSAPNGVQRLGDLMKQSHASCRDLYECSCPELDQLVEICLQSGAVGSRLTGAGWGGCAVSMVPTDKVESFLKSVRELYYSADPRRAELEKHSLFVTKPGGGAAIFLED; the protein is encoded by the exons ATGAAGTGTGTTGTGGACGGGACCATCCCGGCTAGCTCAGGCCTGTCCAGCTCCAGTGCCCTGGTCTGCTGTGCTGCGCTCCTCACGATGGAGGTTAACCACAAGTCCCTCAACAAG GTGGCGCTGGCAGAGATTTCAGCCAAGTGTGAACACTACATTGGCACTGAGGGTGGGGGCATGGACCAGTCCATCTCCTTCCTGGCAGAGGAAGGAACT GCCAAGCTGATTGAGTTCCACCCTCTGCGGGCGTCTGACGTACGTCTCCCTGAGGGAGCAGTGTTTGTTATCTCTAACTGCTGCGTTGAGATGAACAAGGCTGCTACCTCTCACTTCAACATCCGGGTGGTCGAGTGTCGGATAGCCACCAAG ATGTTGGCGAAGGCTCGGGGGCTGGAGTGGGGCCGGCTGCTGAAGCTGTCCCAAGTGCAGACAGAGCTGGAGGCCTCTCTGGAGGAGATGCTGCGGCTGGTGGCTGAGGTGCTGCACCCTGAGccctacagcagagaggaggtctgcAAGGCCCTGGGAATCACCACAGAACAGCTCTGTACAGACCTCCTTAGCCCCAACACACAGCACG tgGCCCAGTTCAAGCTGTACCAGCGGGCCAGGCATGTATACGGCGAGGCGGCACGAGTCCTGAGGTTCAAGAGCGTGTGTGATGAAGCTCCCTCCGCACCGAACGGCGTGCAGCGTCTCGGAGACCTGATGAAGCAGAGCCACGCCAGCTGCAGAGACCTGTATGAGTGCAGCTGTCCAGAACTGGACCAGCTGGTAGAGATATGTCT GCAGTCTGGTGCGGTGGGATCCCGGCTGACCGGAGCAGGCTGGGGAGGCTGTGCTGTCTCCATGGTCCCCACTGACAAGGTGGAGTCTTTCCTAAAGAGCGTCCGAGAGTTGTACTACTCGGCAGACCCACGCAGAGCCGAGCTAGAGAAACACAGTCTGTTTGTCACCAAGCCTGGTGGAGGGGCGGCCATCTTCCTTGAAGACTGA
- the LOC124031820 gene encoding COP9 signalosome complex subunit 2-like isoform X2 has protein sequence MSDMEDDFMCDDEEDYDLEYSEDSNSEPNVDLENQYYNSKALKEDDPKAALISFQKVLELEGEKGEWGFKALKQMIKINFKLTNFPEMMNRYKQLLTYIRSAVTRNYSEKSINSILDYISTSKQMDLLQEFYETTLDALKDAKNDRLWFKTNTKLGKLYLEREEYGKLQKILRQLHQSCQVKKHSSSMQSEVFTETDDGEDDLKKGTQLLEIYALEIQMYTAQKNNKKLKALYEQSLHIKSAIPHPLIMGVIRECGGKMHLREGEFEKAHTDFFEAFKNYDESGSPRRTTCLKYLVLANMLMKSGINPFDSQEAKPYKNDPDILAMTNLVSSYQNNDITEFEKILKTNHSNIMDDPFIREHIEELLRNIRTQVLIKLIKPYTRIHIPFISKELNIYVCDVESLLVQCILDGTINGRIDQVNQLLELDHQKRNGARYMALDKWTNQLNTLNQAIVSKLA, from the exons ATGTCTGATATGGAAGATGACTTCATGTGCGATGACGAAGAGGATTATGATCTG GAATACTCAGAGGACAGCAACTCTGAGCCCAATGTTGATTTAGAGAATCAATACTACAATTCAAAGGCTCTGAAGGAGGATGACCCCAAAGCAGCTCTCATCAGCTTCCAGAAG GTCTTAGAGCTGGAGGGTGAGAAAGGAGAATGGGGTTTCAAGGCCTTAAAACAGATGATTAAGATTAACTTCAAACTG ACAAATTTCCCTGAAATGATGAACAGGTACAAGCAGCTGTTGACATACATCCGGAGTGCAGTTACAAGAAACTATTCTGAAAAATCCATCAATTCCATCCTTGATTATATCTCAACGTCAAAGCAG ATGGACTTGCTGCAAGAGTTTTATGAAACAACGTTGGATGCATTAAAGGATGCCAAAAACGACAGGCTTTGGTTTAAAACCAACACTAAA CTTGGGAAGTTGTACCTGGAGAGAGAAGAATATGGTAAGCTTCAGAAGATCCTGAGGCAGCTGCaccagtcctgtcaggtgaagAAACACTCCTCATCAATGCAATCAGAGGTTTTCACAGAG ACGGATGACGGTGAGGATGATCTGAAGAAAGGCACCCAGCTCTTGGAGATCTATGCTCTGGAGATCCAGATGTATACTGCCCAGAAGAACAACAAGAAGCTGAAGGCGCTGTATGAACAGTCTCTACACATCAAGTCTGCCATCCCTCACCCTCTCATCATGGGAGTCATCAGAG AGTGTGGAGGTAAAATGCATTTGAGAGAAGGGGAGTTTGAGAAGGCTCACACAGACTTCTTCGAGGCGTTTAAGAACTACGATGAATCGGGGAGTCCTCGACGGACCACCTGTCTGAAATACCTGGTGTTGGCCAACATGCTGATGAAGTCTGGAATCAACCCCTTTGACTCACAGGAG GCTAAACCTTATAAAAATGATCCAGACATTCTTGCAATGACTAACTTGGTCAG TTCCTACCAGAACAATGACATCACAGAGTTTGAGAAGATCCTGAAGACCAATCACAGTAACATAATGGATGATCCATTCATAAGAGAACACATAGAAG AGTTATTACGAAATATAAGGACGCAAGTGCTTATCAAATTAATCAAGCCTTACACGAGAATACACATACCTTTTATTTCCAAG GAGTTAAACATCTATGTCTGTGACGTGGAAAGCCTCCTAGTTCAATGCATTCTAGACGG CACGATCAACGGCCGCATCGACCAGGTCAACCAACTGTTGGAGTTGGATCACCAGAAGAGGAACGGAGCCCGATACATGGCTTTAGATAAATGGACGAATCAGCTCAATACTCTCAACCAGGCCATCGTCAGCAAACTGGCCTAA
- the LOC124031820 gene encoding COP9 signalosome complex subunit 2-like isoform X4 — protein MSDMEDDFMCDDEEDYDLEYSEDSNSEPNVDLENQYYNSKALKEDDPKAALISFQKVLELEGEKGEWGFKALKQMIKINFKLTNFPEMMNRYKQLLTYIRSAVTRNYSEKSINSILDYISTSKQMDLLQEFYETTLDALKDAKNDRLWFKTNTKLGKLYLEREEYGKLQKILRQLHQSCQTDDGEDDLKKGTQLLEIYALEIQMYTAQKNNKKLKALYEQSLHIKSAIPHPLIMGVIRECGGKMHLREGEFEKAHTDFFEAFKNYDESGSPRRTTCLKYLVLANMLMKSGINPFDSQEAKPYKNDPDILAMTNLVSSYQNNDITEFEKILKTNHSNIMDDPFIREHIEELLRNIRTQVLIKLIKPYTRIHIPFISKELNIYVCDVESLLVQCILDGTINGRIDQVNQLLELDHQKRNGARYMALDKWTNQLNTLNQAIVSKLA, from the exons ATGTCTGATATGGAAGATGACTTCATGTGCGATGACGAAGAGGATTATGATCTG GAATACTCAGAGGACAGCAACTCTGAGCCCAATGTTGATTTAGAGAATCAATACTACAATTCAAAGGCTCTGAAGGAGGATGACCCCAAAGCAGCTCTCATCAGCTTCCAGAAG GTCTTAGAGCTGGAGGGTGAGAAAGGAGAATGGGGTTTCAAGGCCTTAAAACAGATGATTAAGATTAACTTCAAACTG ACAAATTTCCCTGAAATGATGAACAGGTACAAGCAGCTGTTGACATACATCCGGAGTGCAGTTACAAGAAACTATTCTGAAAAATCCATCAATTCCATCCTTGATTATATCTCAACGTCAAAGCAG ATGGACTTGCTGCAAGAGTTTTATGAAACAACGTTGGATGCATTAAAGGATGCCAAAAACGACAGGCTTTGGTTTAAAACCAACACTAAA CTTGGGAAGTTGTACCTGGAGAGAGAAGAATATGGTAAGCTTCAGAAGATCCTGAGGCAGCTGCaccagtcctgtcag ACGGATGACGGTGAGGATGATCTGAAGAAAGGCACCCAGCTCTTGGAGATCTATGCTCTGGAGATCCAGATGTATACTGCCCAGAAGAACAACAAGAAGCTGAAGGCGCTGTATGAACAGTCTCTACACATCAAGTCTGCCATCCCTCACCCTCTCATCATGGGAGTCATCAGAG AGTGTGGAGGTAAAATGCATTTGAGAGAAGGGGAGTTTGAGAAGGCTCACACAGACTTCTTCGAGGCGTTTAAGAACTACGATGAATCGGGGAGTCCTCGACGGACCACCTGTCTGAAATACCTGGTGTTGGCCAACATGCTGATGAAGTCTGGAATCAACCCCTTTGACTCACAGGAG GCTAAACCTTATAAAAATGATCCAGACATTCTTGCAATGACTAACTTGGTCAG TTCCTACCAGAACAATGACATCACAGAGTTTGAGAAGATCCTGAAGACCAATCACAGTAACATAATGGATGATCCATTCATAAGAGAACACATAGAAG AGTTATTACGAAATATAAGGACGCAAGTGCTTATCAAATTAATCAAGCCTTACACGAGAATACACATACCTTTTATTTCCAAG GAGTTAAACATCTATGTCTGTGACGTGGAAAGCCTCCTAGTTCAATGCATTCTAGACGG CACGATCAACGGCCGCATCGACCAGGTCAACCAACTGTTGGAGTTGGATCACCAGAAGAGGAACGGAGCCCGATACATGGCTTTAGATAAATGGACGAATCAGCTCAATACTCTCAACCAGGCCATCGTCAGCAAACTGGCCTAA
- the galk2 gene encoding N-acetylgalactosamine kinase isoform X1: MAAHPPKTKILISANKRLQNLKEAFEKKYGEAPLFYARAPGRVNLIGEHIDYCGYAVLPMAIEQSILAAVTVNDSKKIYLANTEPKYKDFTVSSEDIEIDKDNPQWYYYFLCGVKGIQEHLGKVPLSGMKCVVDGTIPASSGLSSSSALVCCAALLTMEVNHKSLNKVALAEISAKCEHYIGTEGGGMDQSISFLAEEGTAKLIEFHPLRASDVRLPEGAVFVISNCCVEMNKAATSHFNIRVVECRIATKMLAKARGLEWGRLLKLSQVQTELEASLEEMLRLVAEVLHPEPYSREEVCKALGITTEQLCTDLLSPNTQHVAQFKLYQRARHVYGEAARVLRFKSVCDEAPSAPNGVQRLGDLMKQSHASCRDLYECSCPELDQLVEICLQSGAVGSRLTGAGWGGCAVSMVPTDKVESFLKSVRELYYSADPRRAELEKHSLFVTKPGGGAAIFLED, from the exons ATGGCAGCACACCCGCCAAAGACAAAGATTCTGATAAGTGCAAATAAAAG GTTGCAAAACCTGAAAGAGGCCTTCGAGAAAAAGTATGGAGAAGCACCTCTTTTTTATGCACGAGCTCCCGGAAGGGTCAATCTAATAG GAGAACACATTGACTACTGTGGTTATGCTGTGCTCCCAATGGCTATTGAGCAGAGTATTCTTGCTGCGGTCACTGTCAACGATTCCAAGAAAATCTACCTGGCCAACACAGAACCTAAATACAA ggaCTTTACAGTCTCTTCAGAAGATATTGAGATAGACAAGGACAATCCTCAGTGGTACTATTACTTTCTCTGTGGGGTGAAAGGGATTCAG gAGCACCTAGGGAAGGTTCCTCTGTCTGGGATGAAGTGTGTTGTGGACGGGACCATCCCGGCTAGCTCAGGCCTGTCCAGCTCCAGTGCCCTGGTCTGCTGTGCTGCGCTCCTCACGATGGAGGTTAACCACAAGTCCCTCAACAAG GTGGCGCTGGCAGAGATTTCAGCCAAGTGTGAACACTACATTGGCACTGAGGGTGGGGGCATGGACCAGTCCATCTCCTTCCTGGCAGAGGAAGGAACT GCCAAGCTGATTGAGTTCCACCCTCTGCGGGCGTCTGACGTACGTCTCCCTGAGGGAGCAGTGTTTGTTATCTCTAACTGCTGCGTTGAGATGAACAAGGCTGCTACCTCTCACTTCAACATCCGGGTGGTCGAGTGTCGGATAGCCACCAAG ATGTTGGCGAAGGCTCGGGGGCTGGAGTGGGGCCGGCTGCTGAAGCTGTCCCAAGTGCAGACAGAGCTGGAGGCCTCTCTGGAGGAGATGCTGCGGCTGGTGGCTGAGGTGCTGCACCCTGAGccctacagcagagaggaggtctgcAAGGCCCTGGGAATCACCACAGAACAGCTCTGTACAGACCTCCTTAGCCCCAACACACAGCACG tgGCCCAGTTCAAGCTGTACCAGCGGGCCAGGCATGTATACGGCGAGGCGGCACGAGTCCTGAGGTTCAAGAGCGTGTGTGATGAAGCTCCCTCCGCACCGAACGGCGTGCAGCGTCTCGGAGACCTGATGAAGCAGAGCCACGCCAGCTGCAGAGACCTGTATGAGTGCAGCTGTCCAGAACTGGACCAGCTGGTAGAGATATGTCT GCAGTCTGGTGCGGTGGGATCCCGGCTGACCGGAGCAGGCTGGGGAGGCTGTGCTGTCTCCATGGTCCCCACTGACAAGGTGGAGTCTTTCCTAAAGAGCGTCCGAGAGTTGTACTACTCGGCAGACCCACGCAGAGCCGAGCTAGAGAAACACAGTCTGTTTGTCACCAAGCCTGGTGGAGGGGCGGCCATCTTCCTTGAAGACTGA
- the LOC124031820 gene encoding COP9 signalosome complex subunit 2-like isoform X3 — MSDMEDDFMCDDEEDYDLVNSSEEYSEDSNSEPNVDLENQYYNSKALKEDDPKAALISFQKVLELEGEKGEWGFKALKQMIKINFKLTNFPEMMNRYKQLLTYIRSAVTRNYSEKSINSILDYISTSKQMDLLQEFYETTLDALKDAKNDRLWFKTNTKLGKLYLEREEYGKLQKILRQLHQSCQTDDGEDDLKKGTQLLEIYALEIQMYTAQKNNKKLKALYEQSLHIKSAIPHPLIMGVIRECGGKMHLREGEFEKAHTDFFEAFKNYDESGSPRRTTCLKYLVLANMLMKSGINPFDSQEAKPYKNDPDILAMTNLVSSYQNNDITEFEKILKTNHSNIMDDPFIREHIEELLRNIRTQVLIKLIKPYTRIHIPFISKELNIYVCDVESLLVQCILDGTINGRIDQVNQLLELDHQKRNGARYMALDKWTNQLNTLNQAIVSKLA, encoded by the exons ATGTCTGATATGGAAGATGACTTCATGTGCGATGACGAAGAGGATTATGATCTGGTAAACTCCTCAGaa GAATACTCAGAGGACAGCAACTCTGAGCCCAATGTTGATTTAGAGAATCAATACTACAATTCAAAGGCTCTGAAGGAGGATGACCCCAAAGCAGCTCTCATCAGCTTCCAGAAG GTCTTAGAGCTGGAGGGTGAGAAAGGAGAATGGGGTTTCAAGGCCTTAAAACAGATGATTAAGATTAACTTCAAACTG ACAAATTTCCCTGAAATGATGAACAGGTACAAGCAGCTGTTGACATACATCCGGAGTGCAGTTACAAGAAACTATTCTGAAAAATCCATCAATTCCATCCTTGATTATATCTCAACGTCAAAGCAG ATGGACTTGCTGCAAGAGTTTTATGAAACAACGTTGGATGCATTAAAGGATGCCAAAAACGACAGGCTTTGGTTTAAAACCAACACTAAA CTTGGGAAGTTGTACCTGGAGAGAGAAGAATATGGTAAGCTTCAGAAGATCCTGAGGCAGCTGCaccagtcctgtcag ACGGATGACGGTGAGGATGATCTGAAGAAAGGCACCCAGCTCTTGGAGATCTATGCTCTGGAGATCCAGATGTATACTGCCCAGAAGAACAACAAGAAGCTGAAGGCGCTGTATGAACAGTCTCTACACATCAAGTCTGCCATCCCTCACCCTCTCATCATGGGAGTCATCAGAG AGTGTGGAGGTAAAATGCATTTGAGAGAAGGGGAGTTTGAGAAGGCTCACACAGACTTCTTCGAGGCGTTTAAGAACTACGATGAATCGGGGAGTCCTCGACGGACCACCTGTCTGAAATACCTGGTGTTGGCCAACATGCTGATGAAGTCTGGAATCAACCCCTTTGACTCACAGGAG GCTAAACCTTATAAAAATGATCCAGACATTCTTGCAATGACTAACTTGGTCAG TTCCTACCAGAACAATGACATCACAGAGTTTGAGAAGATCCTGAAGACCAATCACAGTAACATAATGGATGATCCATTCATAAGAGAACACATAGAAG AGTTATTACGAAATATAAGGACGCAAGTGCTTATCAAATTAATCAAGCCTTACACGAGAATACACATACCTTTTATTTCCAAG GAGTTAAACATCTATGTCTGTGACGTGGAAAGCCTCCTAGTTCAATGCATTCTAGACGG CACGATCAACGGCCGCATCGACCAGGTCAACCAACTGTTGGAGTTGGATCACCAGAAGAGGAACGGAGCCCGATACATGGCTTTAGATAAATGGACGAATCAGCTCAATACTCTCAACCAGGCCATCGTCAGCAAACTGGCCTAA